The following coding sequences lie in one Sulfuricurvum sp. genomic window:
- a CDS encoding molybdopterin-dependent oxidoreductase, whose product MYLESRRTFLKGTALTVAGAAIAKGVFSTDAVAESVKASKFTNTPDTLSFYPPLDQWDNFQELDGTDWKRGGINRHGVRSEENPDGILVHDFMLIPTACSNCEASCGLTAWVDKKTLTVRKYMGNPLHAGSRGRNCAKGYAAQSQMYDPDRIPFPLKRAPGSKRGEGKWIRTTWDEAMTTIGKKMGDTIRKGDELSRKSVMYHIGRPNENGFVPKVWETLGLDSYNSHTNICSANGRTPSIHFVNDDRTSPDWANAKLIFLNSSHAADAGHYFQQAAGMIADARKKGAKMVVMDPRLSNSAGIADLWLAPWPGTESAIYLYLANRILHENKVNKAFVKRWFNWETLMNDSEYLNYMVEKTYISKLPAGRDFESYLELLKDMYSPYTLEFAVKETHIPAYKLEKLYEMFIWAEDAISTYVWRATAAGNRGGWMNGKSVFFVTGLRGAIGNVGGTGWYHWHDIAVGGKGGSATVGQGKSGKDVPKVKAWNELTWPPEWPLSTYELSFLLPHLLSDKEWQKKWNDRGLQVPSKLAVYMPRMYNPVWINPDGFRWLEVLKNEEIMELTVNLSPVWSETNWYMDYVLPTGLAGERHDQHSEATIPARWTSFRQPVLRVALEKSGWKPKNPNRATLEAHIKAGLGEVWEENEFMFDLCVNYIDPDGSLNIKQMWESKRNPGKPVTIAEWYDAAFGDNLPKLHETVMNDERYANDEFPVYSYMRDHGTWLEEDKIYNVQERELKIEEGKVESYEHKYDAGSMSVDSAGIISAVDDKGDSKKIGIVVDGKKVQGFTTPTRKLDVYTQWVAKDWKWPEYAMAIYPRNDKEKEEMVHILSHVNHVYMKEENSFALNTVFRLPYNIHTRSANSKHLMEISQNHDPIWISTKDAARLGFKRGDAIRVRIVDTVSGLESGHFVAMAIPTEGVLPGTLACSHHGGRWKLTNAVTIPNGVSDGKVAPGVAPRDLTNKEFLAESPVNVGKEGAQTKIDDYSGTTGINSFGVPVAEIQMDGKEGKLKYVEGIKGFKAERFAEYNRDSENVWWDGLSGSWQNAVAAPHPDPVSGMHCWHQKVLLEPAQAGDKIGDIFVNYDNNMKVYQAWRDKLTRGLDSNSKLRRPKHIFRPWVKLDPTSYDVNIKS is encoded by the coding sequence ATGTATTTAGAAAGCAGAAGAACATTTTTAAAAGGGACCGCTCTCACTGTAGCCGGTGCCGCTATAGCGAAGGGTGTATTTTCAACCGACGCAGTGGCAGAGTCGGTGAAAGCAAGTAAATTTACCAATACACCTGATACCTTGTCATTTTATCCTCCGCTTGATCAGTGGGATAACTTCCAAGAGCTTGACGGTACCGATTGGAAACGCGGTGGTATTAATCGTCATGGTGTACGAAGTGAAGAGAACCCTGACGGTATTTTAGTGCACGATTTCATGCTTATTCCGACTGCATGTTCAAACTGTGAAGCATCATGCGGTTTGACTGCATGGGTTGATAAAAAAACATTGACGGTACGAAAATATATGGGAAATCCGCTCCATGCGGGGTCACGCGGACGCAACTGTGCAAAAGGGTATGCCGCACAATCGCAAATGTATGATCCGGATCGTATTCCGTTCCCACTCAAACGTGCTCCGGGTTCAAAACGGGGTGAAGGAAAATGGATTCGTACGACGTGGGACGAAGCGATGACCACGATCGGTAAAAAAATGGGTGATACGATCCGAAAAGGAGATGAACTTTCTCGCAAATCGGTTATGTATCATATCGGACGACCGAATGAGAATGGATTTGTTCCTAAAGTTTGGGAGACGTTGGGTCTGGATTCATACAATTCTCATACCAATATCTGTTCGGCTAACGGACGTACACCGTCAATTCATTTTGTAAATGATGACCGTACCAGCCCAGACTGGGCAAATGCGAAATTGATTTTCTTGAATTCATCGCATGCTGCAGATGCTGGCCACTATTTTCAGCAAGCTGCCGGAATGATTGCTGATGCTCGTAAAAAAGGTGCGAAAATGGTCGTTATGGACCCGCGCCTTTCAAACTCTGCAGGGATCGCCGATCTTTGGTTGGCTCCATGGCCGGGAACAGAGTCGGCGATTTATCTTTATTTGGCAAATCGTATTTTGCATGAAAATAAAGTTAATAAAGCATTTGTAAAACGATGGTTCAACTGGGAAACATTGATGAACGATAGCGAATATCTCAATTATATGGTTGAGAAAACCTATATTTCAAAACTTCCTGCCGGACGTGATTTTGAGAGCTATTTAGAGCTATTAAAAGATATGTATTCTCCGTATACCCTAGAATTTGCGGTCAAAGAGACTCACATACCGGCATATAAGCTTGAAAAACTCTATGAAATGTTTATTTGGGCTGAAGATGCGATTTCTACCTATGTTTGGCGTGCAACAGCAGCCGGTAACCGCGGTGGTTGGATGAATGGTAAATCGGTTTTCTTTGTTACCGGGTTACGCGGTGCTATCGGAAATGTCGGTGGAACGGGTTGGTATCACTGGCATGACATAGCTGTCGGCGGAAAAGGTGGAAGTGCAACGGTTGGTCAAGGAAAATCTGGTAAAGACGTTCCGAAAGTAAAAGCTTGGAATGAATTGACATGGCCTCCTGAATGGCCTTTGTCAACGTATGAGCTTTCATTCTTGCTCCCTCATTTGCTAAGTGACAAAGAGTGGCAGAAAAAATGGAATGATCGCGGGTTGCAAGTGCCGAGCAAACTTGCTGTGTATATGCCTCGTATGTACAATCCGGTTTGGATCAATCCGGATGGATTCCGTTGGCTTGAAGTGTTGAAAAATGAAGAAATTATGGAATTAACCGTTAATCTTTCTCCGGTATGGTCTGAGACTAACTGGTATATGGACTATGTTCTTCCAACTGGACTTGCGGGTGAACGTCACGACCAACATTCTGAAGCAACAATTCCGGCACGATGGACATCTTTCCGTCAACCGGTATTACGTGTAGCTCTCGAAAAGTCGGGGTGGAAACCTAAAAACCCAAATCGTGCGACTCTTGAAGCACACATCAAAGCTGGTCTTGGAGAAGTTTGGGAAGAGAATGAGTTCATGTTTGACTTATGTGTTAACTACATCGATCCGGATGGTAGTTTGAACATTAAACAAATGTGGGAATCAAAACGCAATCCAGGTAAACCGGTCACCATCGCTGAATGGTACGATGCAGCGTTCGGGGATAATTTACCTAAATTGCACGAAACTGTTATGAACGACGAACGCTATGCAAACGATGAATTCCCGGTTTATTCATATATGCGTGATCACGGTACTTGGCTCGAAGAGGATAAAATCTACAATGTCCAAGAACGTGAACTCAAAATCGAAGAGGGAAAAGTTGAATCGTATGAGCATAAATACGATGCAGGTTCGATGAGTGTGGACTCTGCAGGTATCATCAGTGCGGTGGATGACAAAGGCGACTCGAAAAAAATCGGTATTGTAGTAGACGGTAAAAAAGTGCAAGGATTTACGACTCCTACACGTAAACTCGATGTCTATACTCAATGGGTGGCAAAAGATTGGAAATGGCCGGAATATGCTATGGCGATCTATCCTCGTAATGACAAAGAGAAAGAGGAAATGGTTCATATCCTTTCACACGTCAATCATGTCTATATGAAAGAAGAGAACTCTTTTGCGCTCAATACGGTATTCCGTTTACCGTATAACATTCATACGCGTTCTGCAAACTCTAAACATCTAATGGAGATCAGTCAAAACCATGACCCGATCTGGATTTCTACGAAAGATGCCGCACGCCTTGGATTTAAACGCGGAGATGCGATTCGTGTTCGAATCGTAGATACGGTTTCGGGATTGGAAAGCGGACATTTTGTTGCTATGGCAATACCGACAGAGGGTGTTTTACCGGGAACATTGGCATGTTCACATCATGGCGGACGCTGGAAATTGACCAATGCAGTTACCATTCCAAATGGTGTATCTGACGGTAAAGTAGCACCAGGTGTTGCACCAAGAGATCTAACGAATAAAGAATTCTTGGCTGAATCTCCTGTAAATGTCGGTAAAGAAGGTGCTCAAACCAAAATTGATGATTATAGCGGTACAACCGGTATCAACAGTTTCGGGGTTCCAGTCGCAGAAATTCAAATGGACGGCAAAGAGGGCAAACTCAAATACGTTGAGGGAATCAAAGGGTTTAAAGCGGAACGCTTCGCTGAATACAACCGTGACTCTGAAAACGTATGGTGGGACGGACTCTCCGGTTCATGGCAAAATGCGGTAGCGGCTCCGCATCCAGACCCGGTTTCGGGAATGCACTGCTGGCACCAAAAAGTATTGCTTGAACCGGCACAAGCGGGAGATAAAATCGGAGATATTTTTGTCAATTACGACAATAATATGAAAGTGTATCAAGCATGGAGAGATAAACTTACACGCGGTTTGGATTCAAATTCCAAACTTCGCCGTCCGAAACACATTTTCCGCCCGTGGGTTAAACTTGATCCTACCTCGTATGATGTAAACATCAAGAGCTAA
- the nrfD gene encoding NrfD/PsrC family molybdoenzyme membrane anchor subunit — protein MVHETLAATNAIVVLDVPLPAIFWGWIITMNMWAKSIGTGIIFLAFFLLKKYPEQTGFIRFPAVAISIVFIHVFLFFTVIDLHQMFRFWHIFAHPHLTSAITIGAWMATGFVGLLFAMAYAIYLKKDEAMYDKLLGWTVLLAIPVTLYTAALMAESTARELWQMPTESAQMMLAAFLAGSATMILLGGNKFSDAIKKDLAIILGLSAFAAFVLYMSEYIFGGMKAEEVAATLAFVKGGEYTAMFWIGQVMAFLAPMALVCLSLKNKSYYLLKIAAVSALVGLWVSKHVWLVIPQLLNMS, from the coding sequence ATGGTACACGAAACACTTGCGGCAACCAATGCGATCGTAGTTCTTGACGTTCCATTACCGGCTATTTTTTGGGGCTGGATTATTACGATGAATATGTGGGCGAAAAGTATCGGTACCGGTATTATTTTCCTCGCATTTTTCTTGTTGAAAAAATATCCGGAGCAAACCGGTTTTATCCGTTTTCCGGCTGTAGCAATTTCGATTGTATTTATCCATGTCTTCTTATTCTTTACGGTCATTGATTTACATCAAATGTTCCGTTTCTGGCATATTTTTGCCCATCCTCATTTGACATCGGCAATTACGATCGGTGCGTGGATGGCGACAGGGTTTGTCGGACTTCTCTTTGCAATGGCGTATGCGATCTATCTTAAAAAAGATGAAGCAATGTACGATAAATTGCTCGGGTGGACAGTATTGCTGGCAATTCCGGTTACATTGTATACCGCAGCTTTGATGGCAGAATCAACAGCACGCGAATTGTGGCAAATGCCAACTGAATCGGCACAAATGATGTTGGCGGCATTTTTGGCAGGTTCTGCAACAATGATTTTGCTTGGCGGAAACAAATTTTCAGATGCAATCAAAAAAGATCTCGCCATTATTTTAGGTTTAAGTGCATTCGCTGCCTTTGTCCTTTATATGTCTGAGTATATTTTCGGTGGTATGAAAGCCGAAGAGGTTGCTGCAACCTTGGCTTTTGTCAAAGGCGGTGAATACACTGCAATGTTCTGGATCGGCCAAGTAATGGCATTCTTGGCTCCGATGGCATTAGTATGCTTGAGCTTGAAAAACAAATCGTATTATTTGTTGAAAATCGCTGCCGTATCGGCATTGGTCGGTTTGTGGGTGAGCAAACATGTTTGGCTCGTTATTCCACAATTGTTAAATATGAGCTAA